One part of the Anaeromyxobacter sp. Fw109-5 genome encodes these proteins:
- the thiS gene encoding sulfur carrier protein ThiS has product MQVRLNGELREVPEGVTVAGLLGHLGVKAQRVAVEVNDTVVTKDRYESQRIGPGDSIEIVAFVGGG; this is encoded by the coding sequence ATGCAGGTGAGACTCAATGGGGAGCTCCGGGAGGTGCCGGAGGGCGTCACCGTCGCCGGGCTCCTCGGCCACCTCGGCGTGAAGGCGCAGCGCGTCGCCGTCGAGGTGAACGACACGGTGGTCACGAAGGACCGCTACGAGTCGCAGCGGATCGGCCCCGGCGACTCCATCGAGATCGTCGCATTCGTCGGCGGAGGGTAG